One Coregonus clupeaformis isolate EN_2021a chromosome 36, ASM2061545v1, whole genome shotgun sequence genomic window, tccaggtgggaaagggcagtgtggagtgcaatagagattgcatcatctgtggatctgttggggcggtatgcaaattggagtgggtctaggatttctgggatgatggtgttgatgttagccatgaccagcctttcaaagcacttcatggctacagacgtgtgctacgggtcggtagtcatttaggcaggttaccttggtgttcttagaaacagggactatggtggtctgcttgaaacatgtaggtattacagactcagctagggacatgttgaaaatgtcagtgaagacacttgccagttggtcagcgcatgctcggagtacacgtcctgttaatccgtctggccctgtggccttgtgactgttgacctgtttaaaggtcttactcacatcggctacggcgagcgtgatcacacagtcgtccggaacagctggtgctttcatgcatgcttcagtgttgcttgcctcaaagcgcgcatagaagtaatttagctcgtatggtaggcttgtgtcactgggcagctcgtggctgggcttccctttgtagtccgtaatagtttgcaagccctgccacatcagacgagcgtcggagccggtgtagtaggattcaatcttagtcctgtattgtcaCTTTGCccgtttgatggttcgtctgagggtatagcgggatttcttataagcgtccaggttagagtcctgctccttgaaagcagcagctctaccctttagctcagtgcggatgttgcctgtaatccatggcttctggttggggtatgtacgtacggtcactgtggggacaacgtcatcgatgcacttattgatgaagccggtgactgatgtggtgtactcctcaatgccatcggatgagtcccggaacatattccagtctgtgctagcaaaacagtcctgtagcttagcacctgcgtcatctgaccactttcgtattgagcgagtcactggtacttcctgctttagtttttgcttgtaagccggaatcatgaggatagaattatggtcagatttgccaaatggagggtgagggagagctttgtatgcgtctctgtgtgtggagtaaaggtggtctagagtttatttcccctcttgtttcacatgtaacatgctggtagaaatgaggtaaaacggatataagtttccctgcattaaagtccccggccactaggagcaccgtctctgatgagcattttcttgtttgcttatggctttatacagctcgttgagtgcggtcttagtgccagcatcggtttgtggtggtaaatagacagctacaaaaaatatagatgaaaactctcttggtaaatagtgtggtctacagcttatcatgagatactctaccttttttttttttttttttgtcatttagcagacgctcttatccagagcgacttacaggagcaattagggttaagtgccttgctcaagggcacatcgacagatttttcacttagtcggctcggggattagaaccagcgacctttcggttactggcacaacgctcttaaccactaagctacctgccgccctacctcAGGTGAGGAAatcctagagacttccttaatattagattttgcgcaccagctgttattgacaaatagacacagaccaccaccccttgtcttaccggaggcagctgttctgtcttgccaatgcatggaaaaaccagccaactgtatattatccatgtcgtcattcagccacgactcggtgaaacataagatatttgtcccgttggtaggatagtcttgaacggagctaatccagtttattctccaataactgaacgttggccaataggacggatggtagaggcgggttactcactcgccgactaattctcacaaggcacccggacctgcatcccctgtatcggcgtcttctcttcatgcgaatgatggggatttgggcctggtcgggTATCTGGAGTCCGACTtgttaaagaaaaaatatttgtccagttcgagttgagtaatcactgttctgatatccagaagctcttttcgttcATAAGAGACATTGGTAAAagaagttacaaacaatgcgaaaaaacacaaaatagcacaattggttaggaccCCGTAAAACaacagccatctcctccggcgccattctataaatgtggtatatggtctgatataagCCAATCAGGGTTCAGGGTTcgaaccacccggtttataatGGCTTGTTTAGAATCCAAGGATTTGATGAGGATCTTACACGTTCTAATCTTCTCAGGTTGAGCAGAACCCTTTTTGGGGGTTTATGGCCATTGCTGTCGCTGTATTCTGCTCTGGATTTGCAGGTATTGTATCTTAGTTTTATCTTCATACCGTTAATAATCCATAACATAATTTATGACGGTAATGGCAGGTTATGTCTAATGGTGTCACTTTGTGTTTGAACAGGTGTGTACTTTGAAAAGGTCCTGAAGAGCTCAGACACATCCCTATGGGTGCGGAACATCCAGATGTACCTGTCTGGCATTGTGGTCACCCTCGCTGGTGTTTACATGACTGAGGGTGCTCAGGTTATACAGAAAGGCTTCTTCTACGGTTACACGCCATGGGTGTGCTTTGTAGTATGTGCGTCAAATTTCAAGCTTGATACATGAACACAATCAATCATGTTATTTTTTacgtcagcagttgtcacaaagtgctatatgGATACCCAGTCCAAAGAGCAAGCAAAGCAGATTTTTATGCAATGAAGATTTTCTTGCTTTTCTACCATGCCTGGGGAAATctttattttaatttgttttactTTTCCTAGCCTGAATTTGTCTTGTACATTGAAGTTACATTTGGTCTTCTCTCCTTCCAGTTCTGGCTAGTGTGGGTGGTTTGTACACATCAGTGGTGGTGAAGTACACAGACAATATCATGAAAGGCTTCTCTGCTGCAGCCGCCATTGTTCTCTCTACTGTGGCATCTGTCATTCTGTTTGGGCTACAGATAAGTGAGTCAATCATTCAGATCTCTGTGGGCAGggactatttacatttttacatttacgtcatttagcagactctcttatccagagcgacttacaaattggttcattcaccttatagccagtgggataaccactttacaaaatttttaaatatatatatattttttatattattattttttttttttgggggggttggggtaagggaggggtagaaggattacttttcaTGAGTTACTGTTCAGACACTGCTCTTTGACACTCAAGTACTAATATATCGTATAATAATAGAATCTGACCAACATATTTTGGCTGTGAGTGAATTTATAAATAGTCCATGGCAGGTTTTCAGTAACCATTTTGCCTTTTCTTGCAGCTGTAACCTTTGCCAGTGGAGCAATGCTGGTGTGTGTCTCCATATACCTTTATGGACTTCCAAAACAAGACACCACCAAGCTTCCAAGAGCAGACAAGGAGGCCAAGCAGAAACTGATCACTGTTTGAGGCCTGGAAGAACTCATATGGCCTTTCCTGACCATAAGGCCCTCTTTCACACTGCAGACTGTTGCATACAGAATAAGAGCGTCGCCAAGGAACTTTAATAATAAAGAATTTATCATAGTGATGCTGGAGCGTAAATTAAGGGAAGGGATTTAAAAATAGACTTATGCATCAATATTCTGTGGGGATTGTGGAGCTGAGgcatagtaaaaaataaatacaattgcgTTTCTGGATCTCATTCTTCATTTTCTACTGTTTTTGTTGACTGTTACTGCTGTTAGTCATGGACAATAGTTTATAAATCACTGTCAGTCGTATTCCACTTGACACAGTACTAAATGTATATACACAGCTGACAGAATCTCACCTGGGAGAGAGCCTGGACAATTACGTTTTTTGAAAGTCATTGTTGTAGCTGTCATTATCTATAATACATAATCATTGTCCGTTTTGAACATTCAAAATACAATAGTTGGCCCTCAAAGATGAGGATTTGTGTACTATTATGCAATAGCCAGAGATGTCAACTACCATTTTTGCCTATGAAAAATACCACAATATCCTTTTAATGTATAGATTTTATTAGTTAGCTTTTCCAAACCCAAGTCCATTAATCTACATAGCGAATAAAATAAACAGGAAAAATATTTTTACCAACAAAAAGTTTAAGTATGTGGAACAAAAGTCAAGCAAAACTACATAATGTACATAGGTCATTTACCAGTACAATCTCACCACAACCGATAAATGCCAGGATGTCCTCTCCTGGAGTCTAGGCCAGAAGCTTCCTTAGTTTATCCACTATTTTGTAGTGACCACCCCTCCCTGCAAAGATGCATGTTGATTTGCTAAAAAATGTGGCATCTTTGTAACAAAGAAACATGTTTATGGAACAAAACAAATCTGTGTGGCAGCAGAGtcgtagcctgagtgccagtctgtttgggcTATAATGCCAACTCCTTGTCTAGGTTTGACAAGCACAGCAATGTAGTtgacaagagcacaaacagatctgcgaCTAGGCTAGCAGAGTTGGGAATGGCAGGTCACTAACAAAAAAGGCATCAGGAAAAAAAATATCAATACAGCAATGAAAACAGAGGCCACTGGTAGAGTAATAGGTAGCAGAGGTCCATATGTGTTGCCAGCAGGAAGCACTCCAAGGCGTCATccaaaattgcaccctattccctctatatagtgcactaattttgaccagagtcATATGGGCACTGACCAAAAGTAtacaggaaatagggtgccatttgggacaccaccCAAATACCAGACGAAGAGAACGTAGTTGCCACTGACAGAAGTTTGAGGCAGCCTGTGCCCACAGGGGAGATATGGCACTGCTACAAGTTCAACTAGACCCACTGAGTCTCTGGAGAATACAGTTGGCAGAGAATCAGCTGGGGAGCTTTCAGCAATAATAAAATGGGGAAACTGGTATTCCATCAAACATGGGGTTTCACTCAAGAAACatctggagagggagagagagcagctaTAAATACAGATTCATGGAAACAAAGGTCAACATTCAGCATGGTACAGAATTGACAGGGGTGTTTATAAAGGGGGGAGGCATGTCACTGATAAAGTAAGTTTGTTACTCACAGCTAGCAGGTTGCTCTCCAAATCGCCGCATTAGCTGATCATGAGTGAACTTAACGAAAGCATCATATTGCTCTGCAAAAAGACAAAAAGGTCAGACAATAAATGGATTGTGCAATAAATTATTCTGCAGAAAAACACAGAAGTCACAGAAACAGTTTCTCTGACATACCTGCTAGTTTTGTTGTCAATATTTCATCATATTCTTCCCTTATCTTCTCCTCTCGTTCTTTAAGTAGTCGTTCACAGATCATCCCAACCTGTCTAAAGGTAAACAGAGGCTGCTCTTTTCTAGATGGGGAGACAGCACCAGAGGAAGTACCTGTGGAGAATGAGAGTCCATTATCAGGGAGAACATTCTCAAAACCACTTGCCCTAAAAAATTCTGACATTAAATGAAGCCAAGAGGCATACAACTGCAAGCTAACAAAATTGATAGAAATTGTTGTGAGACAACCAACGGTATCCAGTTGATGAAGACCCTAAGACATGTCTTTATTCTTACTGATGTCCTTCCTGAGTAAAAGCAGACTGGACATACCTGGCAGACTGGATCCACTAAGGATGGAGCTATGCGGTTGTGACTCCAGGGGACAACAGACCTCTGTCTGCTGAATGCTGTTCTCCAGGTGCCTTCGCTTCTGCATCCGCTTGTACTCTTGTTTGATATTGTGCAGGATTTGCTCTGGAATGAAGAACAAGGGAAAGACTTGGTTAGGGCAAGTTAATCATTCCAAATATCATTTGCACAACACACTCTAGGAATATACTGTTAGTGTAGTTATACTTCACCAAGTAACTAACCACAATATATGACCTTAATTCGAGAAGATAAGCAGTAAAACTCTAGTTAACCACTTCCCTAGCAAATGAGAACCCCATTCCAAGCCATCCCGAGGCAGTTCCTCTGCACAGCCATTTGAAACAACTAGGGGTGTGCCAATCCTAGCCATGTTAGAGTAATATACTGCCAATATATGGTGACATGCCATAATGCTGTTGCTGGTAGTGTTTATCAGCTAAATGTCTGGCTAAATGTAAAATTATGCTCATTTATAAGATCTAACTAGTTTGTTGGTTGAAGGTTTAAAACAGACCTCCTAGCTTTCATGCTAAGTAGCTAgcaaactagctaacgttagttaagcAAAAAACATTTCTGGTTAACTAAAGTTAGTTTGTTAGCTAAGTCACTGTCGCTACCacaagctagccaacaacacataCAATAAGTGTTTACATGCTTATCATTAGGTACTAGTTGTAAGCCAGTTGAGCTTGCCTAGCCAGTTAGCCGCTAACCATTTGCCAGTTAACCTCACACGAAGGTGACCTAACAACACATTTCATTAATTCCCACGCATGCCTAAAATCTAGCAGCTATGAAATGTTGCTAACCGGTTGTGAATCTGGACGACACTTCTCCAAATGGCGAGGGCTCCATACGCAGATATTTCTGAGGTGATGAGGTGTATGCGGCTGGAGACATTGGGGCGCATCTTCTCCTTTTGGGGGACGCCTGATTAATCAATGGATCGAAATCCATAGTCCTTTTCAAAGTAGCCCCACAAGCCATTCCGTTTACAATATCTTCTCGCTATAAAAACGAGAAAGCTGTTGTTTTCACTATCAGAGGGCACAACAACCAGAGTTCCTGTGACTGGGCACTGGCTTTCTTCTCCGACTACCCTCAAGGGAAAATTCAGGTTAGGAACAAATGGCGTAGTTTTTTCGCCTCTGTGAGTCTTAATAGCTTCCAAATCTCAGACCCTGTAATGGCCGAGTGTTAGCTGAAATTCATTCAATCAATCCTTTTAGGTGAATTATTATATACAACCAGATGATAGTAGATTTCGGACAAGTACTTCCTTCTCCCAGCGTCGTTGACAAATTCTTTCCTTGGTGACAACCAACATGGCGTCAAAACAACGTACATTTCAAATTGTGAGCTAATGGACATGCGCAATTAATGATTGTTGTGCTGGTATATGTAGTGTATTTGCCACACAGTTTTCATTCGTTCATATCCAATAGTTGGGGCTTTTGCACTACATTCCCCACAAACCATGAATGCCAAAAGCACCAACCAAATTTAAACGCTCCAGTACGTTCAAATGATTTGAAGAATTTGAATAAAGCTATTAGTTAATTACTAACCAAGAACGTTTGAAAAGGTGGCCCCCGGTCATTTCATATGATGGTCTCATTTCTGAATGGGCATATCTGATTCAACTTATTTTTTATTGTTCTTGTAAA contains:
- the LOC121552363 gene encoding CMP-sialic acid transporter, yielding MANEPVSVVFKVYCLSVMTMVAATYTVVLRYTRTISSTAMYFSTTAVCVTEVIKLFLSLGMLTKETGSFGRLKASIVEHVFQSPKELLKLSVPSVVYAIQNNMAFIALSNLDAAVYQVTYQLKIPCTALCMVLMLNRSLSRLQWLSVCMLCGGVALVQWKPAEASKVQVEQNPFWGFMAIAVAVFCSGFAGVYFEKVLKSSDTSLWVRNIQMYLSGIVVTLAGVYMTEGAQVIQKGFFYGYTPWVCFVVFLASVGGLYTSVVVKYTDNIMKGFSAAAAIVLSTVASVILFGLQITVTFASGAMLVCVSIYLYGLPKQDTTKLPRADKEAKQKLITV
- the LOC121552463 gene encoding akirin-2-like, whose product is MACGATLKRTMDFDPLINQASPKRRRCAPMSPAAYTSSPQKYLRMEPSPFGEVSSRFTTEQILHNIKQEYKRMQKRRHLENSIQQTEVCCPLESQPHSSILSGSSLPGTSSGAVSPSRKEQPLFTFRQVGMICERLLKEREEKIREEYDEILTTKLAEQYDAFVKFTHDQLMRRFGEQPASYVS